One window of Arvicola amphibius chromosome 6, mArvAmp1.2, whole genome shotgun sequence genomic DNA carries:
- the Xkr8 gene encoding XK-related protein 8, translating into MPFSLCSPLFLDVVVGVVGTLSFFLDLAADLWAVVQYVLGGRYLWAGLVVVLLGLASVLLQLFSWVWLTTDPTELHKSLPSRRFLTLLHVLQLGYLYRCLHGLQQGLSLLQQEGPTESDIAYTDFLSLDISMLRLFESFLEATPQLTLVLAIVLKSGHAEYYQWFGIGSSFLGISWALVDYHRSLRTCLPFKSRLGWSSSAIYFLWNLLLLCPRIFAVALFSALFPQYLALHFFSLWLVLLFWVWLQGTQFMPNPNFEWLYRVTVAIILYFSWFNVAGGRTRGRSVIHLVFILSDSILLVSTWVTHSTRLPSGTFLPVCLIIGGACFLLGLVLRLIYYLWLHPSCNWEPDFVDGARSLLPRKQPKLLYNRRATQLAQNFFTKIKEETSLTEVEAL; encoded by the exons ATGCCTTTCTCGCTGTGCTCCCCTCTGTTCTTGGACGTGGTCGTGGGCGTGGTGGGCACCCTGTCTTTCTTCCTGGACTTGGCCGCCGATCTGTGGGCCGTCGTCCAGTACGTGCTCGGTGGCCGTTACCTGTGGGCCGGGCTGGTGGTGGTTCTGCTGGGCCTCGCCTCGGTGCTGTTGCAGCTCTTCAGCTGGGTCTGGCTGACCACCGACCCCACCGAGCTGCACAAGTCGCTGCCCTCGCGTCGTTTCCTGACGCTGCTGCATGTGCTGCAGCTCGGCTATCTGTACAG GTGCCTGCACGGGCTGCAGCAGGGGCTGTCCTTGTTGCAGCAGGAGGGGCCCACTGAGAGTGATATAGCCTACACAGACTTCCTGTCTCTGGATATCAGCATGCTGCGGCTCTTTGAGAGTTTCTTGGAGGCGACACCACAGCTCACATTGGTGCTGGCTATCGTGCTGAAGAGTGGCCATGCGGAATACTACCAGT GGTTTGGCATCGGCTCCTCCTTCCTGGGCATCTCGTGGGCACTCGTGGATTACCACCGGTCCCTGCGCACTTGCCTTCCCTTTAAGTCTCGCCTGGGCTGGAGCTCCTCTGCCATCTACTTCCTGTGGaacctgctgctgctgtgtcccCGAATCTTCGCTGTCGCCCTGTTCTCAGCTCTCTTCCCCCAGTATCTGGCCCTGCATTTCTTCAGTCTGTGGCTGGTGCTGTTGTTCTGGGTCTGGCTTCAAGGCACACAATTTATGCCAAACCCCAACTTTGAGTGGCTGTACCGGGTGACGGTGGCAATCATCCTTTATTTCTCCTGGTTCAACGTGGCTGGGGGCCGCACCCGAGGCCGTTCAGTCATCCACTTGGTCTTCATCCTCAGTGACAGTATTCTGCTTGTCAGCACCTGGGTGACACACAGCACCCGGCTGCCCAGCGGGACCTTCTTGCCAGTGTGTTTGATTATAGGAGGAGCCTGCTTCCTCCTGGGGCTGGTTTTGCGTCTGATCTACTACCTCTGGCTGCACCCTAGCTGCAACTGGGAGCCCGACTTCGTGGATGGGGCCCGAAGTCTCCTCCCTAGGAAGCAGCCTAAGCTGCTTTATAACAGGCGCGCCACTCAGTTGGCACAGAACTTCTTTACCAAAATCAAAGAGGAGACTTCTCTGACAGAGGTTGAAGCCCTTTGA